A window of Ranitomeya variabilis isolate aRanVar5 chromosome 2, aRanVar5.hap1, whole genome shotgun sequence contains these coding sequences:
- the LOC143803960 gene encoding uncharacterized protein LOC143803960, producing the protein MAVGVLPVQRGGLWDSMTSRRKWITDNLSWWTWTSLFVFPRPVHTWHRSFPEHSTLGTAVSQSIFHTWHHTFEMSNRVEFIREFLEIYRSFPCLWKIKSPEYSNRQKRKAGYSKLIELYNLQAPEEQATENVVKKKIQALRTVWRKELNKVLQSSKSGSSAEEVYVPRLWYFDYLNFLRDQEVPRSSSCLRLLAPVEPTVPQNHVELDSEGQPEESAQDSGQDSAQDNAQDCSTSEIVEAAPARSQWRQGSRKRKATSDVSHELLSMAKKVLTRKTSPALEAFGLYITDKLSTMEARQRTLTERLIFEAVSKGLVGSLDENTRLVSSRPIERPESAYCPPYWPQTPVRPNFPVSHFGPSHQNSYPTMPSHISSPIRHLQARSEESVYHDL; encoded by the exons atggcggtcggcgtacttccTGTACagcgcggtggattgtgggattcgatgacgtccagacggaagtggatcaCAGACAATTTAAG TTGGTGGACCTGGACGTCGCTTTTTGTGTTCCCCAGGCCAGTCCACACTTGGCACCGCAGTTTTCCAGAGCATTCCACGCTTGGCACCGCAGTTTCCCAGAGCatattccacacttggcaccacacCTTCGAG atgtCAAATCGTGTAGAATTCATACGCGAGTTCCTGGAAATCTACCggtctttcccatgcctttggAAAATAAAATCGCCTGAGTATTCAAACAGGCAAAAACGTAAGGCCGGATATTCCAAGCTGATCGAATTATACAATCTCCAGGCACCGGAAGAGCAAGCCACAGAAAATGTAGTAAAGAAGAAAATTCAGGCGCTGCGCACGGTCTGGAGGAAGGAGCTAAATAAGGTCCTTCAGAGTTCCAAATCTGGGTCTTCAGCAGAAGAGGTTTATGTCCCGAGGCTATGGTATTTTGATTACCTTAATTTTCTGCGGGACCAAGAGGTGCCACGGTCATCGTCGTGTTTGCGGTTGTTGGCACCCGTGGAACCGACAGTACCTCAGAACCACGTCGAGCTGGACTCAGAAGGGCAACCA GAGGAGAGTGCACAGGACAGTGGacaggacagtgcacaggacaATGCACAGGACTGCTCCACCAGTGAAATAGTGGAGGCTGCACCTGCACGGAGTCAATGGAGGCAGGGTTCGAGGAAGCGGAAAGCCACCTCGGATGTGTCCCATGAACTGTTGAGCATGGCCAAAAAGGTGTTGACGCGCAAAACCAGCCCTGCTTTGGAGGCTTTTGGACTGTACATCACTGATAAACTTTCTACAATGGAAGCAAGGCAGCGAACTTTAACCGAACGTCTGATTTTTGAGGCTGTTAGTAAGGGATTGGTTGGCAGTTTGGATGAAAACACACGGTTGGTTTCTTCCCGTCCAATCGAGCGGCCAGAGTCCGCATATTGCCCACCCTATTGGCCACAAACTCCAGTACGGCCCAATTTCCCCGTGTCCCACTTTGGCCCGTCACACCAAAACTCATACCCGACAATGCCGTCTCACATTTCTTCGCCCATCAGGCACCTTCAAGCTCGGAGCGAAGAATCGGTGTATCACgatttgtga